In Citrobacter sp. RHB25-C09, the following proteins share a genomic window:
- a CDS encoding YtfJ family protein yields the protein MTLRKMLVLACLLIPMMASAHNFETGQRVPPVGVADRGELLLNKDEFSYKSWNSAQLPGKVRILQHIAGRSSAKEKNATLIEAIKSANLPHDTYQTTTIVNTDDAIPGTSMFVRSSLESNKKLYPWSQFIVDSNGVARKAWQLDEESSAIVVLDKDGRVQWAKDGGLTQQEVQQVIDLLHKLLSK from the coding sequence ATGACCTTACGCAAGATGCTGGTGCTGGCGTGCCTGTTAATACCGATGATGGCTTCTGCCCATAACTTCGAAACCGGTCAGCGCGTCCCGCCGGTAGGGGTTGCCGACCGTGGCGAACTGCTGCTGAATAAGGACGAGTTCAGCTACAAAAGCTGGAACAGCGCGCAGTTGCCCGGGAAAGTGCGCATTCTCCAGCACATCGCCGGACGCTCTTCGGCTAAAGAGAAAAACGCGACGCTGATCGAGGCGATCAAATCAGCAAATCTCCCACATGACACCTATCAGACCACGACGATCGTCAACACGGATGATGCCATTCCCGGCACCAGCATGTTTGTACGCAGCAGTCTGGAGAGCAATAAGAAGCTCTATCCGTGGTCGCAGTTTATTGTCGACAGCAACGGCGTGGCACGTAAGGCCTGGCAGCTTGACGAAGAAAGCTCCGCTATTGTGGTGCTGGACAAAGACGGTCGCGTTCAGTGGGCAAAAGACGGTGGGTTAACCCAGCAGGAGGTGCAGCAGGTGATCGACCTGCTGCATAAGTTACTCAGTAAATAG
- the cysQ gene encoding 3'(2'),5'-bisphosphate nucleotidase CysQ gives MLEHVCQLARNAGDAIMQVYDGIKPMEVTSKPDDSPVTAADIAAHTVILEGLTQLTPDIPVLSEEAPPSWEARQHWQRYWLVDPLDGTKEFIKRNGEFTVNIALIENGKPVLGVVYAPVMKVMYSAADGKAWKEECGVRKQIQVRDARPPLVVISRSHADNELKEYLQQLGEHQTTSIGSSLKFCLVAEGQAQLYPRFGPTCVWDTAAGHAVAAAAGAHVHDWQGKPLDYTPRESFLNPGFRVSIY, from the coding sequence ATGTTAGAACATGTATGCCAGCTTGCACGGAATGCGGGCGATGCCATTATGCAAGTCTATGATGGAATCAAGCCGATGGAGGTGACCAGCAAGCCGGATGATTCTCCGGTCACGGCGGCGGATATTGCTGCTCATACCGTCATCCTGGAGGGGTTAACGCAGTTAACGCCAGACATCCCGGTACTCTCTGAAGAAGCCCCCCCGAGCTGGGAGGCGCGTCAACACTGGCAGCGTTACTGGCTGGTCGACCCACTGGACGGTACCAAAGAGTTTATTAAGCGCAATGGCGAGTTTACCGTCAATATCGCGCTGATCGAGAACGGTAAGCCGGTTTTGGGCGTGGTTTACGCCCCGGTGATGAAGGTGATGTACAGCGCGGCAGACGGTAAAGCCTGGAAAGAAGAGTGCGGCGTGCGCAAGCAGATCCAGGTTCGTGATGCGCGTCCTCCGCTGGTGGTGATCAGCCGTTCTCATGCGGACAACGAGCTAAAAGAGTATTTACAGCAACTGGGTGAACACCAGACCACGTCAATCGGCTCGTCACTGAAATTTTGCCTGGTGGCGGAAGGACAGGCGCAGCTGTATCCGCGCTTCGGGCCGACCTGTGTCTGGGATACCGCCGCAGGTCACGCCGTGGCTGCTGCTGCCGGGGCGCACGTTCACGACTGGCAGGGCAAGCCGCTGGACTACACCCCGCGCGAATCGTTCCTCAACCCCGGCTTCCGGGTCTCTATTTACTGA